The DNA window GCTAAAACCTGATCCCCGACCGATGTCCTAGTTCCAATCCGATGCCACTGAATCTATGCACCTGATTCAGAGCTCTTATTTAGGTATCATCCCTACTTTTCACGGTACTTGGTATTGGAGGTTTATTATTTCTGAACCCTTTTCTGATATTTCGATAGGCAAATATAGTTCTACGTCATGAATTAAACAAAGCTTAGCTTTTTCATCCTGACAAAAATACACGACTACTCCGACTTGAAGTTCTTGGGCAGTTGAAGAAATATAAACTGGGACTTCGATTGGAAATTCAGGCTTCCCGAAAGGCATTGGTTCTTGGTAAAAGTCTACCCCGTCACTCGAAAACGTTATTGACGTCGGGGCGTTCTCAGTGAATCGATGTCCGTCAGGTAATTCTACCGAAAAGACTAGTTTCGATTCTCCATTCTTGACTATTTTCTTTGGCAAGAAGATTTTGTTGGTCTCCTTGGTGCTAAGTGTTGATTGCTGGAGTTTCCCGTTTTCATCCTTTAGAACCAAAGTATCTACCTCTGATGTCGCTAAATCAATGACCCGGACAACGTGGTTGTTAGTATCTGCGACATATAGCATTCCGGAGCTCTGGGACAGCCCACCAGGCTCATTGAATTCAGCTGTTTCGCCATATCCGTCTAACCAACCTGAATCCCCTGACCCAAAAACGGTGTTAGCTTTCTGAAGCACTGGGTCAACCACCTTTATTTTATTGTTATAGGTGTCAGCGACATAGAGATTACGCCCTGCAAATTCTACACCGATTGGGTGTTGAAGTCGAACCTGTTCACCGATACCGTCAACATCTCCAAAATCGAACAGGCCAGACCCAACAATAGTGTCCACGCTGTCAGAGGGACTTGTTCCGGCGCGCCTGATCGCGCTAGCCTCGCTGTCCACAAAATATATTTGGTTCCCGTCGGTAGTGAGACCACTAGGTTGATTGAGACCGGCTTTCAGTAATGGTCCGTCAACTAGTTCTTCTTTGCCACTGCCAGCATGGAGAGACAAAGCGTTCGTAATGACGTCCAAAACCCATAATTGGTGTTGCCCAGCCATAGCTATATATACTTTCCCATCTAAAAATTCTAGATCCCATGGTGAATTAAGAGCGGTATCTCCGCGACCAATCCCAGCCGGTGTCGGGTACCCTTGTTGGCCGGTCCCAATAACCGTAGTAACGGTCCTGGCGTCAAGGTTTACCCTGCGAATTGAATGGTTTCCAGTGTCAGCCACAAATAGTGTTTCGGAATCCACTAACGTCAGACCTTGGGGTCGAAACAATCGTGCCTCTTCATAGGTCCCATCAACTAACCCTTCGGCCCCAGAACCTATAACATCAGTAACCGTGCCATCCTTTGTAACTACTACTATCCGATTATGATTTGAGTCAGCAATAAAGATTCTATTTCTAGGATGATCAGCGAGTACTTTCCCAGGAAACCGTAAAGGTGTTGTAATCCCTTTTGGCCTAGGCATTTGGATACGGAACTTCTCAAGTAGGCCGAGTTCTCTGAATTCATTTACTGCTTTTCCTAGGACTTGGTCGAACAATTCGAATATATGTTCTCCTTCGTGGATGCCTATCACGAATCCATTCGGGTCAATTAGCACTAAGGTTGGCCAAGCGCGGATTCCGTATCTTCTCCAAATTTCGAACGCCTTGTCATTTACTACCGGATGATTAATTTGATAACGTTCTAAAACGTTTTCAATGCTTTTTGATTTTCGTTCATGGTCAAATTTTCCAGAATGCACCCCAATCACCACTAGTTCATCAGAGTATTTTTCTTCTAAGTCGTTGAGTTCAGGAATAACATGCAGGCAGTTGATGCAACCATAGGTCCAAAAATCTAAAATCACAATTTTCCCTCTGAGATCCTGCAAAGTCAAAGGATTGTTTACATTTAGCCAATCTAGTCCTTGGGGCAACTCAGGAGCTGGAACGGTCCCTAAATAAGTTTCATCATTTTGAGTACTAGCGATACAGCTAAATGCAACCAACATGGTGATAACCGTTAGGCGAAACTTTCTAATTAATAATCTGAATGAATTACTTATGTTATTAACAAAAAACACTCTATCCTATCCGGCGTCTTAGCCAATAAACCCAAAACACCTCGCACCAACATTGCTCTAAAAAGGGTTGACTTCCTTAGGGCAAGGGTTTCCAGCAGCGTTTGTTTTTAAACGATACATTCCTAAGCGCCCTTGACAGCTTTTTTATCTAATCTTGACCTTAGTACGGTCTGGAGAATTCCACCATTCCGATAATAGTCTAGTTCAACAGGGGTATCTATGCGACAGACAGCGTCAAAAAGAGTGATCTTACCGTCATCGTGCGTAGCTTGAATAGGTATTACAGACCCAGGCTCGAGAGCCTCATCGATTGTTATGTCGAAGGTTTCGAATCCTGAAATCCCTAACGCTTTTGAATCTTCGCCTGCAAGGTACTCAAGGGGAAGAATACCCATCCCTATCAAATTACTGCGGTGGATACGCTCAAAATTTTTTGCGATCACGGCCTTCACGCCTAGTAGAAACGGTCCTTTAGCTGCCCAATCTCGACTTGATCCCATCCCATAATCAATCCCAGCTAATACGATCGTAGGTATACCTTCCCGGAGATAATTTTGACTGGCCTCATAAACACTTGTAGTCTTCCCTGTGGTGAAATCTAGAGTCAATCCGCCCTCAATCCCATCTAAAAGTTCATTCTTTAATCGGCCATTGGCAAATGTTCCTCTGGTAAGAACCTGATCGTTTCCGCGACGCGCTCCATAAGAATTTAACTGACTCGTTTGGACACCAAGTTCCTTGAGGTATTCTCCTGCAGGGCTATTTACTGCGATATTGCCGGCTGGGGAAATGTGGTCTGTAGTAACCGAATCACCTAGAGAGGCTAGCACTCGGGCTGCAGTAATTGGTTTGATTGGCCCGGGTTGAGCCTCCATATTTTTGAAAAATGGTGGTTCTTGAATATAGGTGCTTTCCTGACCCCATTCAAACAAGTCGCCCCCATTGACTGGTAATGCATTCCAGGATTCGTTTGAACGTTCAATCCCTTGATACATCCGTTGAAAGGTATCGGGATTCAAGGCAACCCCAGAGTAGCTAAGTACATCTTTTTGGTCAGGCCATAGGTCTCGAAGATACACATCCTGTCCGTTTGACCCCACACCGAGAGGTTCCTTCGTTAAATCAATATTGATGGTACCCGCGAGGGCATAAGCCACCACAAGGGGTGGACTTGCCAGATAATTAGCCTTGATGTGAGGATTAATGCGACCTTCAAAATTACGATTGCCCGAAAGAACACTCGCTGCGACAATATCGCTCCTATTAATCACATCGACTACAACCGGGGGTAGTGGCCCGGAATTACCGATACACGCTGTGCAGCCATACCCGACGACAAAAAAACCAATGCTTTCCAAATAAGGAAGTAAGCCTGCGTCACGCAAATATTCAGTGACAACTTTAGACCCAGGAGCTAGAGTGGTTTTTACCCACGGCTTAGCCTTCAAGCCAACCTGTGCTGCATTTCTGGCAAGCAAACCGGCTGAAAGCATCACCGAGGGGTTGCTGGTATTAGTACAAGAAGTGATTGCCGCAAGCACAATATCTCCGTGCTGCATTTTGTGCTGTACGCCATCTATATCAAAAGCCGCCCGCTGTCGGATACTAGCTCCCTGCAAACCAAACCCTCGTTGGCTCACCGGTTTCTCAAAGTCCCTTTGAAACGTATTTTTCATAGCTTTCAGGGAAATACGGTCCTGCGGTCGTTTGGGTCCTGCCAGAGAAGCCTCAACCGTTGCTAGGTCTAACTCGACAATACTAGAGAACAGGGGGTCAGGGGTATCGTCAGTACGAAAGAGCTGGTTTGTTTTCATGTAACTCTCAACCGCGTCAACTTCATCCGGCATGCGTCCTGTTTGCCGCAAGTATTGCAATGTTTCGAAATCGACCGGAAAGAATCCCATTGTTGCACCGTAATCAGGCGCCATATTGGCTAGGGTAGCCCTGTCAGGTACACTCATTGAGGACAGTCCATTACCAAAATATTCGACGAATTTACCAACTACCCCCCGTTCGCGGAGCAACTCGGTTACGGTAAGAACGAGGTCAGTCGCAGTAACCCCCTCGGATAGCTCACCAATCAGACGGAATCCCACTACTTCGGGTAATAGCATATACACAGG is part of the Trueperaceae bacterium genome and encodes:
- the acnA gene encoding aconitate hydratase AcnA, whose product is MKTRNINSFNARSKFDTGSGEGNYYRLAALEDAGISDISRLPFSIRILLESALRNENGYDVTAEHIISLAQYDAKSPSDSEIPFKPARVIFQDFTGVPGVVDLAALRSAMQRLGGDPSTINPEIPVDLVIDHSLETIESDSPLALQRNEEIEFQRNRERYEFLRWGQAAFQNLNVVPPGSGITHQVNLEYLSKGIQNRSVPGGEVFFPDSLVGADSHTTMINGLGVLGWGVGGIEAEAVMLGQPVYMLLPEVVGFRLIGELSEGVTATDLVLTVTELLRERGVVGKFVEYFGNGLSSMSVPDRATLANMAPDYGATMGFFPVDFETLQYLRQTGRMPDEVDAVESYMKTNQLFRTDDTPDPLFSSIVELDLATVEASLAGPKRPQDRISLKAMKNTFQRDFEKPVSQRGFGLQGASIRQRAAFDIDGVQHKMQHGDIVLAAITSCTNTSNPSVMLSAGLLARNAAQVGLKAKPWVKTTLAPGSKVVTEYLRDAGLLPYLESIGFFVVGYGCTACIGNSGPLPPVVVDVINRSDIVAASVLSGNRNFEGRINPHIKANYLASPPLVVAYALAGTINIDLTKEPLGVGSNGQDVYLRDLWPDQKDVLSYSGVALNPDTFQRMYQGIERSNESWNALPVNGGDLFEWGQESTYIQEPPFFKNMEAQPGPIKPITAARVLASLGDSVTTDHISPAGNIAVNSPAGEYLKELGVQTSQLNSYGARRGNDQVLTRGTFANGRLKNELLDGIEGGLTLDFTTGKTTSVYEASQNYLREGIPTIVLAGIDYGMGSSRDWAAKGPFLLGVKAVIAKNFERIHRSNLIGMGILPLEYLAGEDSKALGISGFETFDITIDEALEPGSVIPIQATHDDGKITLFDAVCRIDTPVELDYYRNGGILQTVLRSRLDKKAVKGA